DNA from Mycobacterium sp. SMC-8:
GGGTGAGGCCGATGCTCAGGGTGCCGGTGTAGCCGAGCAGGTTTCCGATATGGGCGAAGTCGCAGAAGGCGACACCGAAACCGGACTTGCTGGGGAACCGGAGGACGCCGAGACCCAGGCCGAGGCCAGCGCCGAAGTGGCTGAAGGCGACGCCGAGTCGGTCCCGCAACCGGCGGATTCTTTTGGAGCAGAAGCGAAGCCAGAATCCACCCCCGACGAGCCGGAGGTCGCGCGGCGCCCTTCTCCCGCCCAATCGTTCGCCGGCACAGTCCGATCCGAGGTTGCGGGCCGAGTCCGTGAGTGGATTCGGCGTCGCCGCGATCGCTGACCGTCCGTCGGCGGTGCCACGGTAACCGGGCCGGGAAACCCGAAGGCCGCAAAATTCAGATGGTCACGCGGTAGCGTCGTAAGTTGCTGGCAGGGTCGCCGACCTGCCCGACGATCGGCGAACCCCTGGCGAGGTGGTGACGGGAGACAACCATGAAGCGCTGTATCGTCGGAGCATCGGCTGCCCTGCTGATACCCGTCGGGCTCATCGCCTCAGCACCGCCCGCCGGTGCCGGTTGTCTGTACGGAGGACCCGTTATCAGCAAGTGCGATGGACCTGTCCAATCCGACGGCACCTGGCAACGCTGCGTGGCAGTGGCCCGCTTGGTGCCCAGCGGTTTCAGTTCGCATCTGGTGCCCGAGAAGCACTGCGGCCTGATGGGTCCCGGCCATTACACCCCGGATCTGGCGTTCGCCGACCCACCGACGCACATCAACGACTGAACGGCGGCCCAGCCTATTCGCCAGCCGGTCCGGTCGCGACCGAAACCGTTGTCCTGGTGTGATTCGCGATGGCGGTGACACCCACCCAGCACCACCACCCCCATCTCCAGATCCCGTGGTCAGCGGGGTCACATCCGGACCTGATCGGAGTAGACTGATCGCTGCGATCGGAGCAGGTCATGACCACAAAATTGCCTCTTGAGCTGGCGTGGATTCTGGCGTTGGGCATCGGGGTGCTGTTGTCCGCTTCTCAGGCGAACGCGATACCGCAGTGCGTCAACACAGCCCCAAACACCACGCAGTGCCAAACCAACGGTAGTTCGCAGATCACCACGCAACCCGGCCCCTGGACGTACAACTACGGTTGGCCCGGATGGGGCTGGGGGTTCGGTTGGCCCGTGTTCGGGTTCGGTTTCGGCTGACGCACCCGCACGTCGGGCCGCGTAAGTCGGCCCGACGGTGGAGCGCGCCCGCGGGCGGCAACGCCCGCACCGCCACCTGCTGAGAGGTGGTGGGCTCTGGCATGCTGGTGTGATGACCGAGCCCCCGTACAGCGGTAACGACAGCGGAAATCCGCACACACCACCACCGTCGCAGCCGGGCTATGCGACACCGGGACCGCAGTACGCACCCCCTCCCGGAGGCTATCCGCCGCCCGTGGGCGGTTATTCGGCCGGATACCCCGACCCTGCCGCACCGTGGGGCCGCCACCCGATCACCGGCGAACCGCTGTCGGACAAATCCAAGGTAGTAGGCGGGCTGCTGCAGCTGCTCGGCCTTGTCGGGCTGGTCGGCATCGGCCGCATCTATCTGGGCTACACGAAGCTTGGCGTCATCCAGCTCGTCGTGGGGCTACTCACGTGCGGCATCGTCGCCATCATCTGGGGCATCGTCGACGCAGTCCTCATCCTCACCGACAAGGTGCGCGATCCGGAGGGGCGTCCGCTGCGCGATGGGACCTAGCTCCACCTCACCCACCCGTCACCGACTGCTGGTCGGGCTCGGCGCCGCGACCGCGGCCGCCGGCGCGCTCGCCTACATCGGCATCGGTGACCCGCACAGCCCGACGTTTGTGTTTCCGCCGTGCCCGTTCCAAGCTCTGACCGGGTGGAACTGTCCGGCCTGCGGTGGGCTGCGCATGACCCACGATCTGCTGCACGGTGATCTGGCAGCGGCGTTCGTCGACAACGCCTTCATCCTCATCGGTGCGCCGCTGCTCCTGGCCTGGGTTCTGCTGCGCCGTCGCCACGGCAGGCCCGCCTTCACCATGCCCACCTACGTGGTCGTCATCACAGCGGTCCTGGCGTGGAC
Protein-coding regions in this window:
- a CDS encoding TM2 domain-containing protein, which codes for MTEPPYSGNDSGNPHTPPPSQPGYATPGPQYAPPPGGYPPPVGGYSAGYPDPAAPWGRHPITGEPLSDKSKVVGGLLQLLGLVGLVGIGRIYLGYTKLGVIQLVVGLLTCGIVAIIWGIVDAVLILTDKVRDPEGRPLRDGT
- a CDS encoding DUF2752 domain-containing protein; protein product: MGPSSTSPTRHRLLVGLGAATAAAGALAYIGIGDPHSPTFVFPPCPFQALTGWNCPACGGLRMTHDLLHGDLAAAFVDNAFILIGAPLLLAWVLLRRRHGRPAFTMPTYVVVITAVLAWTVVRNLPGFPLVPTVLDG